The following proteins come from a genomic window of Pseudomonas sp. MAG733B:
- a CDS encoding NAD-dependent epimerase/dehydratase family protein → MNVFVTGAAGFIGGSIATGLIKAGHSVSGLVRNAAQADELRAQGITPVIGTLDDSALLAEQARAADAVINAASSDHRAAVEALLDALRGSNKVFLHTSGSSIVGDASGGKSSDVIYFEDNLPEPTVDKAARVAIDNLILAAAKDGVNSAVICNTLIYGHSLGVNRDSVQLPRLLKQARKSGVVRHVGTGQNIWSNVHIEDVVALYLLALTKNVPGTFYFVESGEASFIDMTTAMGQALNLGQPQDWPLKDAEAEWGYEMANYGLGSNSRVRGKHARELLGWVPKRTSVVEWIRNEMV, encoded by the coding sequence ATGAACGTATTCGTCACCGGCGCTGCCGGTTTTATCGGCGGCTCCATCGCCACGGGCCTGATCAAGGCCGGTCACAGCGTCAGCGGCCTGGTGCGCAACGCCGCACAAGCCGATGAGTTGCGCGCGCAGGGTATCACGCCAGTGATCGGCACGCTTGACGACAGCGCACTACTGGCCGAGCAGGCCCGCGCCGCCGACGCCGTCATCAACGCTGCCAGCAGCGATCATCGTGCAGCGGTGGAAGCCTTGCTCGATGCCTTGCGCGGTTCCAACAAAGTGTTCCTGCACACCAGCGGTTCGAGCATCGTCGGCGATGCGTCGGGTGGTAAATCCAGCGACGTCATTTACTTTGAAGACAACCTGCCAGAACCCACCGTCGACAAGGCGGCTCGCGTGGCCATCGACAACCTGATCCTTGCCGCAGCGAAGGACGGGGTGAACTCGGCAGTCATTTGCAACACCCTGATCTACGGCCACAGCCTGGGCGTCAACCGCGACAGCGTGCAATTGCCACGCTTGCTGAAACAGGCGCGCAAAAGTGGCGTGGTGCGCCATGTCGGCACTGGCCAGAACATCTGGTCCAACGTGCACATCGAAGACGTCGTGGCCCTGTACTTGCTGGCGCTGACCAAGAACGTACCGGGCACGTTCTACTTCGTCGAAAGCGGTGAAGCGTCGTTCATCGACATGACCACGGCCATGGGCCAGGCGTTGAATCTGGGCCAGCCGCAGGACTGGCCGCTGAAAGATGCAGAAGCCGAGTGGGGCTATGAAATGGCCAATTATGGCCTGGGTTCCAATAGCCGGGTTCGTGGCAAGCATGCGCGGGAATTGCTGGGCTGGGTGCCGAAGCGGACTTCGGTGGTTGAGTGGATTCGCAACGAGATGGTGTGA
- a CDS encoding SulP family inorganic anion transporter → MKPISLRADVLAGLTTSFALLPECIAFALVAHLNPLMGLYGAFIICTLTALFGGRPGMVSGAAGSMAVVIVALVVQHGVQYLLATVLMGGLIMMAFGLFRLGKLVRMVPHPVMLGFVNGLAIIIALAQLEHFKSGETWLSGTPLYMMIGLVAVTMAIVYVLPRLTRTVPPALVAILGVGLAVYLLGLPTRTLGDMAHIAGGLPTLALPDIPWSLETLRIIAPYAILMALVGLLETLLTLNLTDEITESRGYPDRECVALGAANMVSGVFGGMGGCAMIGQTVINLSSGGRGRLSGVVAGVSILLFILFLSPLIERIPLAALVGVMFVVSQQTFAWASLRVINKVPLNDALVIIAVTVITVFTDLATAVLCGIIIAALNFAWQQARQLYADSHLENDGSKLYRVHGTLFFASTTPFLNQFDPTNDPTQVTLDCRHLSFVDYSAIAALDTLRERYTKAGKHLRVLGLSERCKKLLKRARVHHD, encoded by the coding sequence ATGAAACCAATCAGTCTACGCGCCGATGTCCTGGCCGGACTCACCACTTCTTTTGCCCTGCTGCCCGAATGCATCGCCTTCGCCCTGGTGGCCCATCTCAACCCGCTGATGGGGCTGTATGGCGCGTTCATCATTTGCACCCTGACCGCGTTGTTCGGCGGTCGGCCGGGCATGGTCTCCGGTGCCGCCGGGTCGATGGCCGTGGTTATCGTCGCCCTGGTGGTGCAACACGGCGTGCAGTACTTGCTCGCAACGGTGTTGATGGGCGGGTTGATCATGATGGCGTTCGGGCTTTTTAGGCTCGGCAAACTGGTGCGCATGGTGCCCCATCCGGTGATGCTCGGCTTCGTCAACGGCCTGGCGATCATCATCGCGCTGGCGCAGTTGGAGCATTTCAAGAGCGGCGAGACCTGGCTCAGCGGCACGCCGCTGTACATGATGATCGGACTGGTCGCCGTGACCATGGCCATCGTGTATGTGCTGCCACGACTGACCCGCACGGTACCGCCGGCACTGGTGGCGATCCTCGGTGTGGGCCTGGCGGTTTATCTCCTTGGTTTGCCAACCCGCACTCTGGGCGACATGGCGCACATTGCCGGTGGCTTGCCGACGCTGGCGCTGCCGGACATTCCGTGGAGTCTGGAAACCCTGCGCATCATTGCGCCGTACGCAATCCTGATGGCGCTGGTCGGCCTGCTGGAAACCCTGCTGACCCTGAACCTCACCGACGAAATCACCGAGAGCCGCGGCTATCCGGATCGCGAGTGTGTGGCATTGGGAGCGGCGAACATGGTCTCCGGCGTATTCGGCGGCATGGGCGGTTGCGCGATGATCGGCCAGACCGTGATCAACCTCAGTTCCGGTGGGCGTGGGCGCTTGTCCGGCGTCGTAGCCGGGGTGTCGATTCTGCTGTTCATCCTGTTCCTGTCGCCGCTGATTGAGCGCATTCCGTTGGCGGCGCTGGTGGGGGTGATGTTCGTGGTGTCGCAGCAGACCTTCGCCTGGGCCTCGTTGCGCGTGATCAATAAAGTGCCGCTGAACGACGCGCTGGTGATCATCGCCGTGACGGTGATTACCGTGTTTACCGACCTGGCTACCGCCGTGCTCTGCGGCATCATCATTGCGGCGCTGAACTTTGCCTGGCAGCAGGCGCGTCAGCTGTACGCCGACAGCCATCTGGAAAACGACGGCAGCAAGCTGTACCGGGTGCATGGCACCTTGTTCTTCGCCTCGACCACGCCGTTTCTCAATCAATTCGATCCCACCAACGACCCGACGCAAGTGACGCTGGATTGTCGCCACCTGAGCTTCGTCGATTACTCCGCCATCGCCGCGCTGGACACCCTGCGCGAGCGCTACACCAAGGCCGGCAAGCACCTGCGGGTGCTGGGCCTGTCCGAGCGTTGCAAGAAGCTGCTCAAGCGTGCGCGCGTGCATCACGACTGA
- a CDS encoding gluconate:H+ symporter, with translation MTLSFGYWLLVYAAIAIIALIVLIARYRLNPFIVITLISIGLALVAGMPPSGVVGAYEAGVGKTLGHIALVVALGTMLGKMMAESGGAEQVARTLIDRFGEKNAHWAMVCIAFLVGLPLFFEVGFVLLVPIAFTVARRVGVSILMVGLPMVAGLSVVHALVPPHPAAMLAVQVYQASVGQTLLYAIAVGIPTAIIAGPLYAKFIVPRIQLPAENPLERQFLEREPRDSLPGFGITMATILLPVVLMLIGGWANLISTPGTGFNQFLLFIGNSVIALLLATLLSFWTLGLAQGFNRESILKFTNECLAPTASITLLVGAGGGLNRILVDAGVTDQIVGLAHEFHLSPLLMGWLFAALMRIATGSATVAMTTASGVVAPVAIGLGYPHPELLVLATGAGSVIFSHVNDGGFWLIKEYFNMTVTQTFKTWTVLETIISVVAFALTVGLSYLI, from the coding sequence ATGACCCTGTCCTTCGGCTATTGGCTGCTGGTGTATGCCGCTATCGCCATCATTGCACTGATCGTTCTGATCGCCCGTTACCGGCTCAACCCGTTCATTGTCATCACCCTGATTTCCATTGGCCTGGCGCTGGTGGCGGGGATGCCGCCGTCGGGTGTGGTCGGCGCTTATGAAGCCGGAGTCGGCAAGACCCTGGGGCATATCGCGCTGGTGGTGGCATTAGGCACGATGCTCGGCAAGATGATGGCCGAGTCTGGCGGCGCCGAGCAGGTGGCGCGGACCCTGATCGATCGTTTCGGCGAGAAAAACGCGCACTGGGCGATGGTCTGCATCGCGTTCCTGGTGGGCTTGCCGCTGTTCTTCGAGGTCGGTTTCGTGTTGCTGGTGCCGATCGCGTTTACCGTGGCGCGGCGAGTTGGCGTGTCGATCCTGATGGTCGGTTTGCCGATGGTCGCGGGGCTTTCGGTGGTGCATGCGCTGGTGCCACCGCACCCGGCGGCGATGCTCGCGGTGCAGGTGTATCAGGCGTCGGTGGGGCAGACCTTGCTCTACGCGATTGCGGTTGGCATTCCGACCGCCATCATTGCCGGCCCGCTGTACGCCAAGTTCATCGTGCCGCGCATCCAGTTGCCGGCGGAAAACCCGCTGGAACGGCAGTTCCTCGAACGTGAACCGCGCGACAGCCTGCCGGGTTTCGGCATCACCATGGCGACCATTCTGTTGCCCGTAGTGCTGATGCTGATCGGCGGCTGGGCTAACCTGATTTCCACGCCGGGCACCGGTTTCAACCAGTTCCTGCTGTTCATCGGCAACTCGGTGATTGCGCTGCTGCTGGCGACCTTGCTGAGCTTCTGGACCCTCGGTCTGGCGCAGGGCTTCAACCGTGAATCGATCCTCAAGTTCACCAACGAATGCCTGGCACCGACCGCGAGCATTACACTGCTGGTGGGCGCCGGTGGCGGTCTGAACCGGATTCTGGTGGACGCCGGCGTCACCGATCAGATCGTCGGCCTGGCGCACGAATTCCATTTGTCGCCACTGTTGATGGGCTGGCTGTTCGCCGCGCTGATGCGCATCGCTACCGGTTCCGCCACCGTGGCCATGACCACTGCGTCCGGCGTGGTTGCGCCGGTGGCGATTGGTTTGGGCTATCCGCATCCGGAGTTGTTGGTACTGGCGACAGGCGCCGGCTCGGTGATTTTTTCCCACGTCAACGACGGCGGCTTCTGGTTGATCAAGGAATACTTCAACATGACGGTCACCCAGACCTTCAAGACCTGGACGGTGCTGGAAACCATTATTTCCGTCGTCGCGTTCGCGTTGACCGTCGGCCTTTCTTACCTGATTTAA
- a CDS encoding MurR/RpiR family transcriptional regulator, giving the protein MDILYQIRARQDSFSAGEGRIARLMLDDVGFAASASLDELAVRAEVSTATLSRFARTVGCKDLRDLRLQLAQASGVGSRFLDPAGTPEQSAFYGQIVGDIESTLRQHLSAFDESRFADAVKLLGKAQMIHAFGMGGCSTLCSDELQVRLVRLGYPIAVCHDSVMMRVTAASLSAEHVVIVCSLTGITPELVETVELARNYGARILAITRSDSPLAQLADIVLPLQSAETSFIYKPTAARYGMLLAIDVLATELALANPQDNQERLRRIKLALDDYRGGDDHLPLGD; this is encoded by the coding sequence ATGGACATCCTCTACCAGATCCGCGCCCGTCAGGATTCCTTCAGTGCCGGTGAAGGACGCATCGCTCGCCTGATGCTCGACGACGTAGGATTTGCCGCATCCGCCAGTCTCGATGAGCTGGCGGTGCGGGCGGAGGTGAGTACCGCGACACTGTCGCGCTTTGCCCGCACGGTCGGCTGCAAGGATCTGCGCGACCTGCGCCTGCAACTGGCCCAGGCCAGCGGCGTCGGCAGCCGCTTTCTCGATCCGGCGGGCACGCCTGAGCAATCGGCGTTTTACGGGCAGATTGTTGGCGATATCGAATCGACCTTGCGCCAGCATCTGTCGGCGTTCGACGAGTCACGCTTCGCCGATGCCGTGAAACTGCTGGGCAAGGCGCAGATGATTCACGCCTTCGGCATGGGCGGTTGCTCGACCTTGTGCAGCGACGAACTGCAAGTGCGGCTGGTGCGCCTCGGCTACCCGATCGCGGTGTGCCACGATTCGGTAATGATGCGCGTCACCGCCGCCAGCCTCAGTGCCGAGCACGTTGTGATCGTCTGCTCGCTGACCGGGATCACCCCGGAGCTGGTGGAAACGGTGGAGCTGGCGCGCAACTACGGCGCACGGATTCTGGCGATCACCCGAAGCGACTCGCCGCTCGCGCAACTGGCCGACATCGTGCTGCCGCTGCAAAGCGCCGAAACCTCATTCATCTACAAACCTACGGCGGCACGCTACGGCATGCTGCTGGCCATCGATGTGCTTGCCACCGAGCTGGCACTGGCCAATCCTCAGGACAATCAAGAACGTCTGCGGCGGATCAAACTCGCCCTGGACGATTACCGCGGCGGCGACGATCACCTGCCGCTGGGAGACTGA
- a CDS encoding D-aminoacylase encodes MMYDTLIRNALIIDGSNSPGYSADVAILNGRIERIGDLHDAHASEEIDAAGKVLAPGFIDVHTHDDTVVIRQPQMLPKLSQGVTTVIVGNCGISASPVSLRGDPPDPMNLLGSAAAFVYPTFRDYRAAVEAANTTLNVAALVGHTALRSNHLDDLFRTATAEEIAAMREQLRESLEAGALGFSTGLAYASAYSASTDEVMQLTEELTAFGAVYTTHLRSEFEPVLEAMDEAFQIGRHAKSPVIISHLKCAGAGNWGRSPQLLASLEQAAKTHPVGCDCYPYAASSSTLDLKQVTDAHRITITWSTPHPEMGGRDLIDIAAEWNLSLLDAARQLQPAGAVYYGMDEADVRRILAHPLSMVGSDGLPEDPFPHPRLWGAFPRVLGHFSRDVGLFPLHTAVHKMTGLSAARFGLKERGEIREGHWADLVLFDPATVRDVADFNDPQRAAEGIDGVWVNGVLSYQDGQANGRREGRFLAREGDLRDGFN; translated from the coding sequence ATGATGTACGACACGCTGATCCGCAACGCCCTGATCATCGACGGCAGCAACAGCCCCGGTTACTCCGCCGATGTGGCGATTCTCAACGGGCGCATTGAACGCATCGGCGACCTGCACGACGCACACGCCAGCGAAGAAATCGACGCGGCAGGCAAGGTGTTGGCGCCGGGTTTCATCGACGTGCACACCCACGACGACACGGTAGTGATCCGCCAGCCGCAGATGCTGCCCAAGCTCAGCCAGGGTGTGACCACGGTGATCGTCGGAAACTGCGGGATCAGTGCGTCGCCGGTGAGTTTGCGCGGCGATCCGCCGGACCCGATGAACCTGCTCGGCAGCGCTGCCGCGTTTGTTTATCCGACATTCCGCGACTATCGCGCGGCGGTCGAAGCGGCGAACACCACGCTGAACGTCGCTGCGCTGGTCGGGCACACCGCGTTGCGCAGCAATCACCTTGACGATCTGTTTCGCACCGCCACAGCTGAAGAAATCGCGGCGATGCGCGAGCAATTGCGCGAGAGTCTTGAGGCTGGCGCGTTGGGCTTCTCCACGGGGCTGGCCTACGCCAGCGCTTACTCGGCGTCCACTGACGAAGTCATGCAATTGACCGAAGAGCTGACGGCGTTCGGCGCGGTCTACACCACTCATTTGCGCAGCGAATTCGAACCGGTGCTCGAGGCCATGGACGAGGCATTCCAGATCGGCCGCCACGCGAAATCCCCGGTGATCATTTCCCATCTCAAATGTGCCGGCGCCGGTAACTGGGGGCGCAGTCCGCAACTGTTGGCGTCCCTTGAGCAGGCCGCGAAAACCCATCCGGTGGGCTGCGATTGCTATCCCTATGCGGCGAGTTCTTCGACGCTGGACCTCAAGCAGGTCACCGATGCCCATCGCATCACCATTACCTGGTCGACACCGCACCCGGAAATGGGCGGGCGCGACTTGATCGACATCGCTGCCGAATGGAATCTGTCGCTGCTCGATGCCGCTCGCCAATTGCAACCGGCGGGTGCGGTTTACTACGGAATGGACGAGGCCGATGTGCGCAGAATCCTCGCCCATCCGCTGTCGATGGTCGGCTCCGATGGCTTGCCGGAAGACCCGTTTCCCCATCCTCGCTTGTGGGGCGCATTCCCTCGGGTACTCGGACATTTCAGCCGCGACGTAGGACTGTTCCCGCTGCACACCGCCGTGCACAAAATGACCGGGCTGTCGGCGGCACGATTCGGCTTGAAGGAGCGCGGCGAGATTCGTGAAGGCCATTGGGCGGATCTGGTGTTGTTCGACCCGGCGACCGTTCGCGATGTGGCGGACTTCAACGATCCGCAACGGGCGGCCGAAGGCATCGATGGCGTGTGGGTCAACGGCGTGCTGAGTTATCAGGACGGTCAGGCGAACGGACGCCGGGAAGGGCGGTTTCTGGCACGGGAAGGGGATTTGCGGGATGGCTTTAATTGA
- a CDS encoding glyoxalase superfamily protein, with the protein MSFGKTTPILRIFDEIKAVEFYVGFLGFKIDWQHRFEANFPLYLQVSRGECVLHLSEHHGDATPGSALRIETDELETFQQQLLAKEYSFTRPEIQAMPWGSQDMTISDPFGNRLVFTNAISV; encoded by the coding sequence ATGAGCTTCGGCAAAACCACCCCGATCCTGCGGATCTTCGATGAAATCAAGGCAGTTGAATTCTACGTCGGCTTCCTCGGATTCAAGATCGACTGGCAGCACCGCTTTGAAGCCAACTTCCCGCTGTACCTGCAAGTCTCCCGCGGCGAATGCGTGTTGCACCTGTCCGAACACCACGGCGACGCAACACCCGGCTCGGCCCTGCGCATCGAGACCGACGAACTGGAAACTTTCCAGCAGCAACTGCTGGCCAAGGAATACTCATTCACCCGGCCAGAAATCCAGGCGATGCCTTGGGGCAGCCAGGACATGACCATTAGCGATCCGTTTGGTAATCGGTTGGTATTTACCAATGCGATTAGTGTTTGA
- a CDS encoding type II toxin-antitoxin system RelE/ParE family toxin → MKWDVEYTDEFEAWWDRLKDAEQDSVQATVMMLGDEGPHLGFPYTSDIKGSRHGNLRELRVQHAGKPYRVLYAFDPRRCAILLIGGDKTGQDRWYQEHVPLAERLYDEHLETLQDEGYDNG, encoded by the coding sequence ATGAAATGGGACGTTGAATACACGGATGAATTTGAGGCTTGGTGGGACCGGCTCAAAGATGCTGAGCAGGACTCAGTGCAGGCGACAGTCATGATGCTGGGCGATGAAGGGCCACACTTGGGCTTTCCATACACCAGCGATATCAAAGGGTCGCGGCATGGCAACCTCCGAGAGCTACGGGTGCAACATGCTGGCAAACCTTACCGTGTGTTGTATGCCTTTGATCCTCGGCGATGCGCGATCCTGTTGATCGGTGGTGACAAAACTGGACAGGATCGTTGGTATCAGGAGCATGTGCCTCTGGCCGAACGACTATACGACGAGCACTTGGAAACATTGCAGGACGAGGGCTATGACAATGGCTAA
- a CDS encoding XRE family transcriptional regulator, with product MAKKFADLVARRSLESQARVDVLLKKLRAEMPLHELRQAQALSQENLAKTLHVNQAAISKMERRTDMYISTLRSYIRAMGGELEIIATFPEGQVKIENFSR from the coding sequence ATGGCTAAAAAATTTGCTGATCTGGTGGCACGACGCTCTCTCGAATCTCAAGCACGTGTCGATGTCTTGCTGAAAAAGCTGCGAGCAGAAATGCCGTTGCACGAGTTGCGTCAGGCGCAAGCATTAAGCCAGGAAAATCTGGCAAAAACGCTGCACGTCAATCAAGCGGCGATCTCCAAAATGGAACGACGGACAGACATGTACATCAGCACATTGCGCAGCTACATCCGCGCCATGGGAGGCGAACTGGAAATTATCGCGACCTTTCCTGAAGGTCAGGTAAAGATCGAGAACTTCTCTCGCTGA
- a CDS encoding RHS repeat-associated core domain-containing protein, whose amino-acid sequence MLANHKNLICYYHYDPLDRVIGHTPSGQTKSEFHCLKGRVTTEIQGLVQRSIMQSEDQLVAVQWRQSNNLDHSLLATDQQHSVLNALRSSGLNTLTYTPYGYRLPEDGLLSMLGFNGERSEPLTGHYLLGNGYRAFNPVLMRFNSPDSWSPFGRGGLNAYVYCIGDPINREDNNGRISARWLLVRKNIPQLAMVSRRATSSLSEPTFKSESLARAQVDFTKAQYPMPAAGEKLFTPSPKSSIQFGPENLRVNEVENYIRLVPRTLFYAARSGLSHNQIHLLAGAIENPALAAKLRSVATLKAFTKNFKKSDLHLKRLQTNAALNYLPSELQQIIRKQEPQ is encoded by the coding sequence ATGCTGGCGAACCATAAGAATTTAATTTGTTATTACCACTACGATCCACTGGACCGAGTGATTGGCCACACTCCTTCCGGGCAGACGAAATCAGAGTTTCACTGCCTGAAAGGTCGTGTGACTACGGAAATTCAAGGTTTGGTGCAACGCTCTATCATGCAGAGCGAAGATCAATTGGTGGCAGTGCAATGGCGGCAGAGTAACAACTTGGACCACTCCTTGTTAGCCACAGATCAACAGCACTCGGTACTGAATGCACTCCGGTCGAGCGGACTTAATACTCTCACTTACACGCCCTACGGCTACCGCCTACCGGAGGATGGATTACTTAGCATGCTCGGCTTCAACGGCGAGCGGTCAGAACCGTTAACTGGGCACTATTTGTTAGGTAATGGCTATCGGGCGTTTAATCCGGTATTAATGCGGTTTAATAGTCCGGACAGTTGGAGCCCGTTTGGACGTGGTGGATTGAATGCGTATGTCTACTGTATAGGTGATCCGATTAATCGAGAAGACAATAACGGGCGAATCAGCGCCCGCTGGCTTCTGGTAAGAAAGAATATCCCGCAGCTAGCAATGGTAAGTAGACGAGCAACGTCCTCACTTAGTGAGCCAACCTTTAAGAGTGAATCATTGGCAAGGGCACAAGTTGACTTTACTAAAGCCCAATATCCAATGCCCGCTGCCGGAGAAAAATTATTTACTCCTTCTCCAAAGTCAAGTATCCAGTTCGGACCTGAAAATTTGCGAGTTAATGAAGTAGAAAATTATATAAGGCTTGTGCCGAGAACGCTCTTTTACGCTGCACGGTCTGGTCTTTCGCACAACCAAATTCATCTGTTGGCGGGAGCCATTGAGAACCCTGCATTAGCGGCAAAGCTTCGAAGCGTCGCAACCCTTAAGGCATTCACTAAAAATTTCAAA